From one Streptomyces sp. Q6 genomic stretch:
- a CDS encoding AEC family transporter: MQGVLNGFAVIAIVIAVGYVIGRRGSLGENGREVLTRLAFHVATPALLFTMLAKADLSLILSPSLLVTALSTVVVAGVFVAVAAVRRWGVGRTTIGALCSSYVNSGNLGIPIAVYVLGDASLVAPVLLFQQLVVTPVALTILDLAEASGTRQTWWQRLLTPFRNPIAIGALSGVVVSATGRRVPSPVLDPLELIANMSVPAILIAFGISLCGSSWPGGRGADRVPVLLSTALKSVGQPVAAWALAAGAFGLHGARLLDVVVTSALPAAQNLYTYASRYRVGERLARESILLSTMASVPVLVVVAALLG; this comes from the coding sequence GTGCAAGGGGTTCTCAACGGGTTCGCGGTCATCGCGATCGTCATTGCGGTCGGCTATGTCATCGGCCGGCGCGGCTCCTTGGGGGAGAACGGCCGGGAGGTCCTCACCCGGCTCGCCTTCCACGTGGCGACCCCGGCCCTGCTCTTCACCATGCTGGCGAAGGCGGACCTGTCGCTGATCCTCTCGCCGAGCCTGCTGGTCACGGCGCTGTCGACGGTGGTGGTGGCGGGCGTCTTCGTGGCGGTCGCGGCGGTGCGCCGCTGGGGCGTGGGCCGTACGACGATCGGCGCGCTCTGCTCCAGTTACGTGAACTCGGGGAATCTCGGCATCCCGATCGCGGTGTACGTCCTCGGTGACGCCTCGCTCGTGGCGCCGGTGCTGCTCTTCCAGCAGCTCGTGGTGACGCCCGTCGCGCTGACGATCCTCGATCTGGCGGAGGCGTCGGGGACGCGGCAGACGTGGTGGCAGCGGCTGCTCACCCCGTTCCGCAATCCGATCGCGATCGGCGCCCTGTCGGGGGTCGTCGTCTCGGCGACCGGCCGGCGCGTGCCCTCCCCCGTCCTCGACCCGCTGGAACTGATCGCGAACATGTCGGTCCCGGCGATCCTGATCGCGTTCGGCATATCGCTGTGCGGGAGTTCCTGGCCGGGCGGGCGGGGCGCGGACCGGGTGCCGGTGCTGCTCTCGACGGCCCTGAAGTCGGTGGGCCAGCCGGTGGCGGCGTGGGCCCTCGCGGCGGGGGCCTTCGGCCTGCACGGCGCCCGGCTGCTGGACGTCGTGGTGACGTCGGCGCTCCCGGCGGCGCAGAACCTCTACACGTACGCGAGCCGGTACCGGGTGGGCGAGCGGCTGGCGCGGGAGTCGATCCTGCTGTCGACGATGGCCTCGGTGCCGGTGCTCGTCGTGGTGGCGGCGCTGCTGGGGTGA
- a CDS encoding STAS domain-containing protein: MAASPSPSVVVVAGPIRPGDAPQLCDRVRAARTGAPDADIVCDVSGVTSTDLATIDALARMQLAARRAGGRIRLRDPSPKLALLLRLAGLDELLGLGVEVVRDAEQREPPVAEVQEAVEAGDPAL, encoded by the coding sequence GTGGCTGCTTCCCCGTCTCCTTCCGTCGTGGTCGTCGCCGGGCCGATCCGTCCCGGCGACGCTCCTCAGCTGTGCGACCGCGTCCGGGCCGCCCGTACCGGCGCACCGGACGCCGACATCGTGTGTGACGTGTCCGGGGTCACCAGCACCGACCTCGCCACGATCGACGCCCTCGCCCGGATGCAGCTCGCCGCCCGCCGGGCCGGGGGACGGATCAGGCTGCGCGACCCGTCCCCGAAACTGGCCCTGCTGCTCCGACTCGCCGGTCTCGACGAGCTGTTGGGCCTAGGCGTCGAGGTGGTCCGGGACGCCGAACAGCGGGAACCACCGGTCGCTGAGGTCCAGGAAGCAGTGGAAGCCGGCGATCCTGCCCTCTGA
- a CDS encoding sigma-70 family RNA polymerase sigma factor, whose amino-acid sequence MSDTATKAGLDDLEKHRVELTGYCYRMLGSAFEAEDAVQDTMVRAWRSFDKFEGRSSLRSWLYRIATNVCLDLLNAGNKRARPMDLTAAAPLAQAALNPRPDHVWLEPMPDARVLPSVHDPAEAAVAKESVRLAFVAALQQLPSKQRAVLILREVLAWKASEVAELLDTSVASVNSALQRARATLAEAPPADSATADPLDDEQQKLLDRYVAAFEGYDMKALTELLAEDAVMTMPPFDLWLRGTDDITGFMLSLGHECENSRLLPVSANGTPAFAHYKPDPDNGGFKPWAIQVLEISEGRIAGFHCFLDLSDRWFPLFGVPDHLDA is encoded by the coding sequence ATGAGCGACACCGCTACGAAAGCCGGACTGGACGACCTGGAGAAGCACCGGGTCGAGCTGACCGGGTACTGCTATCGGATGCTGGGCTCGGCGTTCGAGGCCGAGGACGCCGTGCAGGACACGATGGTGCGGGCGTGGCGGAGCTTCGACAAGTTCGAGGGCCGCTCCAGCCTCCGCTCCTGGCTCTACCGCATCGCGACGAACGTGTGCCTGGACCTGTTGAACGCGGGGAACAAGCGGGCCCGCCCGATGGACCTGACGGCGGCGGCGCCGCTCGCGCAGGCCGCGCTGAACCCCCGCCCGGACCATGTCTGGTTGGAGCCCATGCCCGACGCCCGCGTCCTGCCGTCCGTGCACGATCCCGCCGAGGCCGCGGTGGCGAAGGAGTCGGTCCGGCTCGCGTTCGTCGCGGCGCTCCAGCAGCTCCCCTCCAAGCAGCGGGCGGTGCTGATCCTGCGCGAGGTCCTCGCGTGGAAGGCGAGCGAGGTCGCCGAGCTGCTCGACACGTCGGTGGCGTCGGTCAACAGCGCGTTGCAGCGGGCGCGGGCGACGCTCGCGGAGGCCCCGCCGGCCGACTCGGCGACGGCGGACCCGCTCGACGACGAGCAGCAGAAGCTCCTCGACCGCTATGTCGCGGCCTTCGAGGGCTATGACATGAAGGCGCTCACCGAGCTGCTCGCCGAGGACGCGGTCATGACGATGCCGCCGTTCGACCTGTGGCTGCGCGGCACGGACGACATCACGGGCTTCATGCTGTCGCTCGGCCACGAGTGCGAGAACTCGCGGCTGCTGCCGGTCTCGGCGAACGGCACGCCGGCGTTCGCCCACTACAAGCCCGACCCGGACAACGGCGGGTTCAAGCCCTGGGCGATCCAGGTCCTGGAGATCTCAGAGGGCAGGATCGCCGGCTTCCACTGCTTCCTGGACCTCAGCGACCGGTGGTTCCCGCTGTTCGGCGTCCCGGACCACCTCGACGCCTAG